In the Fusarium oxysporum f. sp. lycopersici 4287 chromosome 9, whole genome shotgun sequence genome, one interval contains:
- a CDS encoding aminopeptidase — MRFTTLSLPLFALAASATKKPLVNELKLQKDINIKDLMAGAQKLQDIAEANGNTRVFGGAGHNATVDYLYKTLKATGYYNVKKQPFTELYSAGTASLKVDGDDITAAIMTYTPAGEATGPLVVAENLGCEASDFPAESEGKVVLVLRGECPFSQKSTNGKTAGAAAVIVYNNVPGELAGTLGEPFGEFAPIVGISQEDGQAILAKTKAGEVTVDLKVDATVENRVTFNVIAETKEGDHDNVLVVGGHSDSVAAGPGINDDGSGIIGILKVAQALTKYRVKNAVRFGFWSAEEFGLLGSYAYMKSINGSDAEVAKIRAYLNFDMIASPNYVYGIYDGDGSAFNLTGPAGSDAIEKDFERFFKTKRLGYVPSEFSGRSDYAAFIENGIPSGGLFTGAEQLKTEEEAKKFGGEAGVAYDINYHKIGDDINNLNKEAFLVNTQAIANSVARYAKTWKSLPKVTHNTRRWDAEVASVLKRSSGHSHAGGPCGSVSV, encoded by the exons ATGAGATTCACCACTCTATCCCTCCCCCTCTTCGCCCTGGCGGCCAGCGCCACCAAGAAGCCCCTCGTCAACGAGCTCAAGCTCCAGAAggacatcaacatcaaggacCTCATGGCCGGAGCCCAGAAGCTCCAGGACATCGCTGAGGCCAACGGCAACACCCGTGTCTTCGGTGGAGCTGGTCACAACGCCACTGTCGACTACCTCTACAAGACCCTCAAGGCGACTGGCTACTACaacgtcaagaagcagcCCTTCACTGAGCTGTACTCTGCCGGTACTGCCTCCCTCAAGGTTGACGGCGATGATATCACTGCCGCCATCATGACTTACACTCCTGCTGGTGAGGCTACTGGTCCTCTTGTCGTTGCTGAGAACCTTGGCTGCGAGGCTAGTGATTTCCCCGCTGAGTCTGAGGGTAAGGTTGTTCTCGTTCTTCGAGGAGAGTGCCCCTTCTCTCAGAAGTCTACCAACGGTAAGACTGCcggagctgctgctgtcatTGTCTACAACAATGTTCCTGGCGAGCTCGCTGGTACCCTTGGTGAGCCCTTTGGCGAGTTTGCTCCCATTGTTGGTATCAGCCAGGAGGACGGTCAGGCTATCCTTgccaagaccaaggctggtgaggtCACCGTTGACCTCAAGGTTGATGCTACCGTTGAGAACCGTGTTACTTTCAACGTCATTGCTGAGACCAAGGAGGGTGACCATGACAACGTTCTCGTGGTTGGAGGTCACTCCGACTCCGTTGCTGCCGGTCCTGGTATCAA CGATGATGGTTCCGGTATCATTGGTATCCTCAAGGTTGCTCAGGCTCTTACCAAGTACCGCGTCAAGAACGCCGTCCGCTTCGGTTTCTGGAGTGCTGAGGAGTTCGGTCTTCTCGGTTCATATGCTTACATGAAGAGCATCAACGGTTCTGACGCTGAAGTCGCCAAGATCCGAGCCTACCTCAACTTTGATATG ATTGCCAGCCCCAACTACGTCTACGGCATCTACGACGGTGATGGAAGTGCCTTCAACCTCACCGGCCCTGCTGGCTCCGACGCCATCGAGAAGGACTTTGAGcgcttcttcaagaccaagcGTCTCGGCTACGTCCCCTCCGAGTTCAGCGGCCGCTCCGACTACGCCGCCTTCATCGAGAACGGCATTCCCTCCGGCGGTCTCTTCACCGGCGCCGAGCAGCTCAagaccgaggaggaggccaagaagttTGGCGGCGAGGCTGGTGTCGCTTACGATATCAACTACCACAAGATTGGCGACGatatcaacaacctcaacaagGAGGCTTTCCTCGTCAACACCCAGGCCATCGCTAACTCTGTTGCTCGCTATGCCAAGACCTGGAAGAGCCTGCCTAAGGTCACTCACAACACTCGACGATGGGATGCCGAGGTTGCTTCTGTTCTGAAGCGATCTAGCGGACACAGCCATGCTGGAGGTCCTTGTGGATCCGTTTCCGTTTAG